A single region of the Cinclus cinclus chromosome 10, bCinCin1.1, whole genome shotgun sequence genome encodes:
- the CAPN10 gene encoding calpain-10 isoform X2 translates to MLGEKKQLMVARDLYTDPTFPASDTSIFFDYCTPLAQFRGEISWLRPKDICSSPRLFSNNLQDVQVKQGILGDCWFLCACVALQKSKYLLNKVIPPGQPSWTDESYQGCFTCRVWQFGHWVEVTIDDRLPCLGGKLCFSQCQTEDLFWLPLLEKAYAKVHGSYEQLWAGQVADALVDLTGGIAERWTLKGPGKNVEKEKTGMVLEKAVFRRLMNLKEQCVISCSVLNSRQGASELGEFHAFIVIDTLNLSEVSGKEIFLLRIRNPWGRRCWKGPWCEGGQGWNQIDPLVASELLSQIQEGEFWVDEEEFFREFDEITVGFPVNEEGQLQSLYTEKVLYHSQNLFGSWVRGHSAGGCRNNSSFPTNPKFWLRVCESSEVCIALLQKHRKYSTDWAGRIQNPTRLAEENPSLTEGMQGKNYQAVGLHVWKVEKKRFNLPKTLSAPPVVGTVCHSYDREVHVCCDLSPGFYLVVPSTFLKDAVGNFLLRVFSTGRISLSELKPPPTDAALCEELPAGEWETVQLHGCWKNGLNAGGSRNFPSFHTNPCFPLSIPAGPGKSSVKVTLRQHCLDSKCCPIGFHIFQVPNSSWKPQTTSFIHLEPLVSCVPHCYSQEVSRLCRLPAGNYVIIPSTYLPNTEGNFTVVIATKIDRKRIHSQETLGQVLQEVSFTTVMKR, encoded by the exons ATGCTGGGAGAGAAAAAGCAGTTAATGGTGGCAAGAGACCTTTACACAGACCCCACATTTCCAGCCAGTGATACCTCTATTTTTTTTGATTATTGTACCCCACTTGCCCAGTTCAGAGGCGAGATATCTTGGTTGAGACCTAAG gaCATTTGTTCCTCTCCTCGGTTATTTTCAAACAATCTGCAGGATGTGCAAGTAAAACAAGGAATTTTGGGAGACTGTTGGTTCCTGTGTGCCTGTGTAGCTTTGCAGAAGAGCAAATATTTATTGAACAAG GTAATCCCTCCAGGTCAGCCCAGCTGGACAGATGAGTCCTACCAAGGCTGCTTCACGTGCCGGGTCTGGCAGTTTGGCCACTGGGTAGAAGTGACCATTGATGATCGCCTGCCTTGCCTTGGGGGCaaactctgcttttcccagtgtCAGACAGAGGATTTGTTTTGGCTTCCACTATTAGAAAAAGCTTATGCAAA aGTGCATGGATCTTATGAGCAGTTGTGGGCAGGACAGGTGGCAGATGCTTTGGTTGATCTGACTGGAGGAATTGCTGAAAGATGGACCCTGAAAGGCCCTGGAAAAAATGTGGAGAAAGAGAAGACTGGCATGGTTTTGGAGAAAGCAGTGTTTAGAAGATTAATGAATCTGAAAGAACAGTGTGTAATAAGCTGTTCAGTCCTCAACTCCAGACAAG gTGCAAGTGAACTAGGAGAATTTCATGCCTTTATTGTGATAGACACATTGAATCTCTCTGAAGTATCAGGCAAGGAAATCTTCCTACTACGAATACGAAATCCTTGGGGGAGGCGGTGCTGGAAAGGGCCTTGGTGTGAGGG TGGTCAAGGATGGAACCAGATAGATCCACTAGTTGCTTCAGAACTCCTCTCACAGATCCAAGAGGGAGAATTTTGGGTTGATGAAGAGGAATTTTTCAGGGAATTTGATGAGATTACCGTGGGCTTTCCAGTCAATGAGGAAGGACAACTTCAGAGCCTCTATACAG AGAAAGTGCTGTATCACTCACAGAATCTCTTTGGATCCTGGGTGAGAGGCCACTCTGCAGGTGGCTGCCGCAACAACAGCAGCTTCCCTACCAACCCCAAGTTCTGGCTGAGGGTCTGTGAATCGAGTGAGGTGTGCATTGCTCTGctgcagaaacacaggaaatacAGCACTGACTGGGCTGGAAGGATTCAAAATCCAACTCGCTTAGCAGAGGAAAATCCATCTTTGACTGAAGGCATGCAGGGGAAGAATTACCAGGCTGTGGGATTGCATGTCTGGAAG GTGGAGAAGAAACGATTTAACCTTCCAAAGaccctctctgctcctccagttGTAGGTACCGTCTGCCATTCCTACGATAGAGAAGTCCATGTGTGCTGTGACCTTTCACCTGGCTTTTATCTTGTTGTTCCCAGCACTTTTCTGAAAGATGCAGTAGGGAATTTCTTGCTTCGCGTATTTTCAACAGGAAGGATCTCTCTCAG TGAACTAAAGCCACCACCCACAGATGCTGCCCTCTGTGAAGAACTCCCAGCTGGTGAATGGGAGACAGTGCAGCTGCATGGATGCTGGAAGAATGGGCTAAATGCTGGAGGTAGCAggaacttcccttccttccATACCAATCCCTGCTTTCCCCTCTCCATTCCTGCCGGGCCGGGGAAAAGCAGTGTGAAAGTCACCCTCCGTCAGCACTGCCTGGATAGCAAATGCTGTCCAATAGGTTTCCATATTTTCCAG gtgcctaacagcagctggaaaccaCAAACTACTTCTTTTATACACTTGGAGCCATTGGTGAGCTGTGTTCCTCACTGCTATTCCCAGGAAGTCAGCCGACTCTGCAGGCTTCCTGCAGGAAATTATGTCATTATACCTTCTACATACTTGCCCAATACAGAAGGAAATTTTACAGTGGTCATAGCAACCAAAATAGACAG GAAGCGCATTCACAGCCAGGAGACACTTGGACAAGTATTACAAGAA GTTTCCTTTACGACTGTGATGAAAAG GTAG
- the CAPN10 gene encoding calpain-10 isoform X1, which yields MLGEKKQLMVARDLYTDPTFPASDTSIFFDYCTPLAQFRGEISWLRPKDICSSPRLFSNNLQDVQVKQGILGDCWFLCACVALQKSKYLLNKVIPPGQPSWTDESYQGCFTCRVWQFGHWVEVTIDDRLPCLGGKLCFSQCQTEDLFWLPLLEKAYAKVHGSYEQLWAGQVADALVDLTGGIAERWTLKGPGKNVEKEKTGMVLEKAVFRRLMNLKEQCVISCSVLNSRQGASELGEFHAFIVIDTLNLSEVSGKEIFLLRIRNPWGRRCWKGPWCEGGQGWNQIDPLVASELLSQIQEGEFWVDEEEFFREFDEITVGFPVNEEGQLQSLYTEKVLYHSQNLFGSWVRGHSAGGCRNNSSFPTNPKFWLRVCESSEVCIALLQKHRKYSTDWAGRIQNPTRLAEENPSLTEGMQGKNYQAVGLHVWKVEKKRFNLPKTLSAPPVVGTVCHSYDREVHVCCDLSPGFYLVVPSTFLKDAVGNFLLRVFSTGRISLSELKPPPTDAALCEELPAGEWETVQLHGCWKNGLNAGGSRNFPSFHTNPCFPLSIPAGPGKSSVKVTLRQHCLDSKCCPIGFHIFQVPNSSWKPQTTSFIHLEPLVSCVPHCYSQEVSRLCRLPAGNYVIIPSTYLPNTEGNFTVVIATKIDRKRIHSQETLGQVLQEVSFTTVMKR from the exons ATGCTGGGAGAGAAAAAGCAGTTAATGGTGGCAAGAGACCTTTACACAGACCCCACATTTCCAGCCAGTGATACCTCTATTTTTTTTGATTATTGTACCCCACTTGCCCAGTTCAGAGGCGAGATATCTTGGTTGAGACCTAAG gaCATTTGTTCCTCTCCTCGGTTATTTTCAAACAATCTGCAGGATGTGCAAGTAAAACAAGGAATTTTGGGAGACTGTTGGTTCCTGTGTGCCTGTGTAGCTTTGCAGAAGAGCAAATATTTATTGAACAAG GTAATCCCTCCAGGTCAGCCCAGCTGGACAGATGAGTCCTACCAAGGCTGCTTCACGTGCCGGGTCTGGCAGTTTGGCCACTGGGTAGAAGTGACCATTGATGATCGCCTGCCTTGCCTTGGGGGCaaactctgcttttcccagtgtCAGACAGAGGATTTGTTTTGGCTTCCACTATTAGAAAAAGCTTATGCAAA aGTGCATGGATCTTATGAGCAGTTGTGGGCAGGACAGGTGGCAGATGCTTTGGTTGATCTGACTGGAGGAATTGCTGAAAGATGGACCCTGAAAGGCCCTGGAAAAAATGTGGAGAAAGAGAAGACTGGCATGGTTTTGGAGAAAGCAGTGTTTAGAAGATTAATGAATCTGAAAGAACAGTGTGTAATAAGCTGTTCAGTCCTCAACTCCAGACAAG gTGCAAGTGAACTAGGAGAATTTCATGCCTTTATTGTGATAGACACATTGAATCTCTCTGAAGTATCAGGCAAGGAAATCTTCCTACTACGAATACGAAATCCTTGGGGGAGGCGGTGCTGGAAAGGGCCTTGGTGTGAGGG TGGTCAAGGATGGAACCAGATAGATCCACTAGTTGCTTCAGAACTCCTCTCACAGATCCAAGAGGGAGAATTTTGGGTTGATGAAGAGGAATTTTTCAGGGAATTTGATGAGATTACCGTGGGCTTTCCAGTCAATGAGGAAGGACAACTTCAGAGCCTCTATACAG AGAAAGTGCTGTATCACTCACAGAATCTCTTTGGATCCTGGGTGAGAGGCCACTCTGCAGGTGGCTGCCGCAACAACAGCAGCTTCCCTACCAACCCCAAGTTCTGGCTGAGGGTCTGTGAATCGAGTGAGGTGTGCATTGCTCTGctgcagaaacacaggaaatacAGCACTGACTGGGCTGGAAGGATTCAAAATCCAACTCGCTTAGCAGAGGAAAATCCATCTTTGACTGAAGGCATGCAGGGGAAGAATTACCAGGCTGTGGGATTGCATGTCTGGAAG GTGGAGAAGAAACGATTTAACCTTCCAAAGaccctctctgctcctccagttGTAGGTACCGTCTGCCATTCCTACGATAGAGAAGTCCATGTGTGCTGTGACCTTTCACCTGGCTTTTATCTTGTTGTTCCCAGCACTTTTCTGAAAGATGCAGTAGGGAATTTCTTGCTTCGCGTATTTTCAACAGGAAGGATCTCTCTCAG TGAACTAAAGCCACCACCCACAGATGCTGCCCTCTGTGAAGAACTCCCAGCTGGTGAATGGGAGACAGTGCAGCTGCATGGATGCTGGAAGAATGGGCTAAATGCTGGAGGTAGCAggaacttcccttccttccATACCAATCCCTGCTTTCCCCTCTCCATTCCTGCCGGGCCGGGGAAAAGCAGTGTGAAAGTCACCCTCCGTCAGCACTGCCTGGATAGCAAATGCTGTCCAATAGGTTTCCATATTTTCCAG gtgcctaacagcagctggaaaccaCAAACTACTTCTTTTATACACTTGGAGCCATTGGTGAGCTGTGTTCCTCACTGCTATTCCCAGGAAGTCAGCCGACTCTGCAGGCTTCCTGCAGGAAATTATGTCATTATACCTTCTACATACTTGCCCAATACAGAAGGAAATTTTACAGTGGTCATAGCAACCAAAATAGACAG GAAGCGCATTCACAGCCAGGAGACACTTGGACAAGTATTACAAGAA GTTTCCTTTACGACTGTGATGAAAAGGTAA